From the genome of Kryptolebias marmoratus isolate JLee-2015 linkage group LG19, ASM164957v2, whole genome shotgun sequence, one region includes:
- the ak9 gene encoding adenylate kinase 9 isoform X3, giving the protein MADVGQAEVDGLVDNLFEDEAERDTLLAKPTCFIILGRPGVGKTTLAKNISESWKCILIDDTDLLNMHIKNQTKEGLELLSILSEGQSIPEDLVLQLILARLNSPDIEHYGYVLSCLPCLSEECLKIPDQIELIKNLKLSPNFIINIKCADKDLVQRLSGLKQHPVTGQLYSTEEWKKFSKKEENKDQEVEEEEEEDDQDEEKELQQDIIDQMVWTPENLPRNASIRINMYKDTLDYMTEHNPLYLLELDGNNTPEELHLSVMTRLVSMALKRVSVPVPLHHPDDEELPESIDTDDLLRIMSSSRTVAPGFRWRRSRWGRTCPVALKEGKIFPGKPEFSVGFQDKLYILSSQEAYRKFVTNPRRYLLPPMPRPPCKVSIVGPRRAGKSTMCRLLAQHYGAVVLDVEELSQPVLSKAEQEKLDKIRKDTTQAAVEKIKLQMKQDDKTSSAEVTEDHPEVKAMVLQAVEEAKQLSTPGSDLYVGVLEKHIKEIEELDSDAKARTGWVLDNFPINISQMEALQEAGILPDIIFSLRDSNRHQILTRIYEMDKESVNKAIKERLQDEMAQRIKQSLKQNEEQSEAKSTLDTVTEETDEDQSSDISSADPDTLNQKAVAPQDDLELGYPDVPEMKEHKLQMQQFEGELDQMRAALPDNHCVLEIGGKSPENLLQEMIQQMEKPFQYVAWELCSFDLDEEAEDAEALQAFEGVEEDRSDNYAEEEEDEEETAKRLLGDTKHFCPVALKNSNVLWPCTDEIAAKYRERTFYFSSLDSRDSFLHNPAQFVAQAEPLQPPALRMVLLGVRGSGKSTLGEWLAQKLGLFHIQFRELLQMLLIAKTKKRIPCADEVMSLEEDSKDLEVLIKETMEEMADNSDSMNDSEQDVSMTEEEMAIKAYLSSGDSLSPEILDMVITPYWKQEPYMSTGFILEGFPHHPEQVQYLLDRQLFPDVVIVIEVGVTNVQKRLLPTYLGKWRELCNKRDQQLKLLRDLRKKNLEDNISKRRAELMAEQEPKEDKAKFRYKLEEDDEEDEDADNIEDQIEEILREEFPSEDDNEEREDDETEDAAIERMEMEIEERFGNDENNLVIVMELLSEHNIPKMVINASRKLQIIQNHLLQKIQPLLANRESLFQTCQPISYRLAQKLLLSSYKLHSAFSCWDPIQLYKNRDTIQPLQWPLNTTFPLLLSRYIYFFASKENLNQFMLNPLKYLRQPKPTPTLPIKVAVIGPPKSGKTTVAKMFAQKYGLARLSIGGVMRTVLNDQGHTDLADQMRSYLTQGLVVPDELAIRCLEVALLSSVSRIQGYVLDGFPVTLGQAELMGSHSIIPMLVVELKLDTLEVLKRGFIDKMKPNKPYLMHDSSDILHSCTSSYKKQVEHIRNYYQQQHQNWFILNGLKSKWWLWTNILKEVSISVTYIQSYLERTQSGQAACINRLCVTPKELDCRLGEFGQYCPVCLALQHHLVDCSDNAALTHAAEYRRQYYKLCGKNHLEKFLSTPDQFVAPSCPHTLPQPVLLPRKLTEIQVKNKFPQEAEMKGFCPVTYKDGKQRYEALIRGKMEYAVEYKERIYVFQTKQKQEQFLRMPENYWDQKLPSKVPPLPEPVPLTSLPTLGYLEQGVAVAVIKAMTAVGTLKPKYPFLSIQRSALLYVAFYLKAFNQKSTDINRQMYKKKLALFEENCELIPYLSSAMRGTYRPPGERPIDFNFKLNRFLVLGVPGANDFL; this is encoded by the exons GAACTGATCAAGAATTTGAAATTATCACCGAATTTCATCATTAATATCAAG TGTGCAGACAAGGACCTGGTCCAAAGGCTGTCAGGTCTGAAGCAGCACCCAGTGACAGGGCAGCTGTACAGCACAGAGGAGTGGAAAAAGTTCAGCAAGAAGGAGGAGAACAAGGaccaggaggtggaggaggaggaggaggaagacgatcAG gatGAGGAGAAGGAGCTTCAACAGGATATCATTGACCAGATGGTGTGGACACCAGAAAACCTGCCCAGAAATGCCTCCATCAGAATCAACATGTACAAAGACACACTG gacTACATGACAGAGCACAACCCCCTCTACCTGTTGGAGCTCGATGGAAACAATACACCTGAAGAGCTACATttg TCTGTGATGACCCGGCTTGTTTCTATGGCTTTAAAGCGCGTCTCCGTTCCTGTTCCCCTCCACCACCCTGATGATGAAGAGCTGCCAGAGAGCATTGACACG GACGACCTTCTGAGAATTATGTCTTCCTCCAGGACTGTGGCTCCTGGTTTTCGGTGGAGAAGGAGCCGCTGGGGCCGAACTTGTCCTGTCGCGCTGAAGGAGGGCAAGATTTTTCCTGGCAAACCGGAGTTTTCTGTGGG TTTCCAGGACAAGCTGTACATCCTTTCATCTCAGGAGGCCTACCGTAAGTTTGTTACGAACCCCAGACGGTACTTGCTCCCTCCGATGCCCAGACCCCCCTGCAAAGTGTCCATCGTTGGGCCTCGTCGGGCTGGGAAGAGCACCATGTGTAGGCTTCTTGCTCAGCACTATGGTGCTGTGGtgctcgacgtggaggagctgTCACAGCCAGTTCTATCCAAGGCCGAACAGGAAAAGCTGGACAAAATCAGAAAGGACACAACGCAGGCTGCTGTAGAGAAAATCAAGCTGCAGATGAAGCAAGACG ataaaaccagCTCTGCAGAAG TGACAGAGGATCACCCAGAAGTAAAGGCCATGGTGCTTCAAGCCGTGGAGGAAGCTAAACAATTGAGCACACCTGGTTCTGACCTGTATGTTGGCGTGCTGGAGAAGCATATAAAAGAG ATTGAAGAGTTGGACTCTGATGCCAAGGCCCGGACCGGGTGGGTGCTTGACAACTTTCCCATCAACATTTCCCAAATGGAGGCCTTACAGGAAGCTGGAATCCTGCCAGATATCATTTTCTCTCTCCGAGACAGTAACAGACATCAGA TTTTGACAAGAATCTATGAGATGGATAAGGAAAGTGTGAACAAAGCCATCAAGGAGAGGCTCCAGGATGAAATGGCTCAGAGGATAAAACAAAGCTT AAAGCAAAATGAGGAGCAATCAGAGGCAAAGTCAACTCTAGATACAGTTACTGAGGAGACTGATG AAGATCAATCTAGTGACATCAGTTCTGCAGATCCTGACACATTAAATCAAAAAG CTGTGGCGCCGCAGGACGATTTGGAGCTGGGCTATCCAGACGTCCCAGAGATGAAGGAGCATAAACTGCAGATGCAGCAGTTTGAGGGGGAATTGGATCAGATGCGAGCTGCTTTACCTGACAACCACTGCGTCCTGGAGATTGGCGGCAAAAGCCCCGAGAACCTGCTTCAAGAAATGATCCAACAGATGGAga AACCATTTCAGTACGTGGCCTGGGAACTGTGTTCTTTTGACCTGGATGAGGaagctgaagatgctgaggcTTTACAGGCATTCGAAGGAGTGGAGGAAGACAGGAGTGATAATTAtgctgaagaggaagaggatgaa GAGGAAACAGCCAAACGATTGTTAGGCGATACCAAGCATTTCTGTCCTGTCGCCCTAAAAAACTCCAATGTCCTGTGGCCGTGCACAGATGAAATTGCTGCCAAATATCGCGAGAGGACTTTCTACTTCTCCAGCCTGGACTCCAGAGACTCCTTCCTTCACAACCCTGCTCAGTTTGTCGCACAGGCTGAGCCCCTTCAG CCTCCTGCCTTGAGAATGGTTTTGCTGGGAGTCAGAGGGTCAGGCAAGTCAACTCTTGGCGAATGGCTCGCACAGAAGCTGGGACTGTTCCATATACAGTTCCGAGAGCTGCTTCAAATGTTGCTCATAGccaagacaaagaaaaggatTCCCTGTGCTGATGAGGTCATGTCTCTGGAGGAGGATTCTAAGGACCTGGAGGTCCTAATAAAGGAAACCATGGAGGAAATGGCAGATAACTCTGACAGCATGAATGACTCGGAG cagGATGTGTCTATGACTGAAGAAGAAATGGCCATCAAAGCCTACCTATCTAGTGGAGATTCACTGAGTCCAGAGATTCTGGATATGGTCATCACACCTTACTGGAAGCAAGAACCATACAT GTCCACAGGGTTTATCTTGGAGGGTTTCCCTCATCATCCCGAGCAGGTCCAGTATTTGCTGGACAGACAGCTTTTCCCCGATGTAGTCATAGTCATAGAAGTGGGTGTTACCAACGTTCAGAAGCGCCTGTTGCCAACCTACCTTGGCAAATGGCGTGAGCTCTGCAATAAGCGTGACCAGCAACTGAAACTCTTGCGTGATTTGCGCAAAAAGAATCTG GAGGATAATATCTCTAAAAGAAGGGCAGAACTCATGGCAGAGCAAGAGCCAAAAGAAGACAAAGCGAAA TTTAGGTATAAACTggaagaagatgatgaagaagatgaagatgcaGACAACATAGAAGACCAGATAGAGGAGATACTAAGAGAGGAGTTTCCCTCAGAAGATGATAATGAAGAGAGGGAAGATGATGAGACCGAAGACGCAGCGATTGAGAGAATGGAGATGGAAATAGAAGAGCGTTTTGGAAATGATGAAAACAACCTTGTAATTGTGATG GAACTGCTGAGTGAACATAACATACCCAAAATGGTGATCAATGCATCCCGCAAGCTCCAAATCATTCAGAATCATCTGCTCCAGAAAATCCAGCCCCTGCTGGCCAACAGGGAGTCACTTTTTCAGACATGCCAGCCCATCTCGTACCGCCTCGCTCAGAAGCTGCTGCTCTCCTCCTACAAGCTTCACAGTGCCTTCAGCTGCTGGGACCCCATCCAG CTAtacaaaaacagagacacaaTTCAGCCTCTGCAGTGGCCTCTCAACACCACGTTTCCCCTCCTCCTCAGTCGGTATATCTACTTCTTTGCATCAAAAGAGAACCTCAACCAATTTATGCTCAACCCCTTAAAATACCTTCGCCAACCAAAGCCCACTCCTACACTCCCTATAAAAGTAGCTGTCATTGGACCTCCTAAATCTGGGAAAACTACAG tggCAAAGATGTTTGCTCAAAAATATGGCTTGGCTCGGCTGTCCATTGGTGGTGTCATGCGTACGGTGCTGAACGATCAGGGACACACTGATCTGGCGGACCAGATGAGAAGCTACCTCACACAGGGTCTTGTTGTACCTGATGAATTGGCCATTCGGTGTCTGGAGGTGGCACTCCTAAGTTCAGTCAGCAGGATTCAAGG GTATGTTTTGGATGGCTTTCCGGTGACCCTCGGGCAGGCTGAACTGATGGGGTCTCACAGCATCATTCCCATGCTCGTGGTAGAGCTTAAACTCGACACACTGGAGGTGCTAAAAAGAGGCTTTATAGACAAGATGAAGCCCAATAA GCCTTACCTGATGCATGACAGCTCCGACATCCTCCATAGTTGCACTTCCTCTTATAAGAAGCAGGTGGAGCACATAAGGAACTACTACCAGCAGCAACATCAGAACTGGTTCATTCTTAATGGCTTAAAGAGCAAATGGTGGCTCTGGACCAACATTTTGAAGGAAGTCAGCATCAGCGTGACATATATCCAGTCTTACCTAGAAAGGACACAGAGCG GGCAAGCTGCCTGCATCAACAGGTTGTGCGTCACACCCAAAGAGCTGGACTGTAGGCTTGGAGAGTTTGGACAGTACTGCCCTGTCTGCCTGGCTCTGCAGCACCATCTGGTGGACTGCTCGGATAATGCAGCCTTGACTCATGCAGCAGAGTACAGGAGACAATATTACAAGTTATGTGGCAAAAACCATCTAGAG AAGTTCCTGTCAACTCCTGATCAATTTGTGGCACCCAGCTGCCCACACACCCTCCCACAACCCGTCCTGCTGCCAAGAAAGCTGACTGAGATTCAGGTGAAGAACAAGTTCCCCCAGGAGGCTGAAATGAAGGGCTTCTGTCCTGTCACTTACAAGGATGGGAAACAGAG ATATGAAGCTCTGATTCGAGGAAAGATGGAATATGCGGTGGAATACAAAGAAAGAATCTAcgtttttcaaacaaaacagaaacaagaacagTTTCTAAG AATGCCTGAAAACTACTGGGACCAGAAGCTGCCCAGTAaagttcctcctcttcctgaaCCTGTTCCCCTCACCTCCCTTCCAACATTGGGCTACCTGGAACAG GGAGTGGCAGTCGCAGTGATTAAGGCCATGACAGCTGTTGGAACTCTCAAACCAAAGTACCCTTTTCTCAGCATTCAAAGATCAGCTCTGCTCTATGTGGCCTTCTATTTAAAAG ctttcaaCCAGAAGAGCACAGACATTAACCGCCAGATGTACAAAAAGAAGCTCGCCCTGTTTGAAGAGAACTGCGAGCTCATTCCCTACCTGAGTTCTGCAATGAGAGGGACCTACAGACCGCCCGGTGAACGCCCCATAGATTTCAATTTTAAACTGAACAGATTCTTGGTGCTGGGAGTCCCAGGAGCAAATGATTTCCTGTAG